One Rosa chinensis cultivar Old Blush chromosome 5, RchiOBHm-V2, whole genome shotgun sequence genomic region harbors:
- the LOC112165223 gene encoding LOW QUALITY PROTEIN: ycf3-interacting protein 1, chloroplastic (The sequence of the model RefSeq protein was modified relative to this genomic sequence to represent the inferred CDS: substituted 1 base at 1 genomic stop codon): MMTTSSQMLQVAPLAPHASSSSSSSSSKTLPVWFIHCHCHPSRPQLTLRHRPRSPILLAGNPDRKLQVSSSSSSSWTTQQDQDDEEEEDGDDDQEEEGSDPTPDDLEYISQIRRVLELLKKNSDMIFNEVKLTVAIEDIREVERRRLIGIEDPDAPTREDLAAVLEEVNEGKIPKNRLALKLLAEEMNXWPNLEIKPAKRKPGKSLYARVTDTGIDLKEAAKRLNIEWDTAAEIDDADFKDESDVHSVVVKNHHRD; encoded by the exons ATGATGACGACGAGTTCGCAAATGCTCCAGGTGGCGCCACTCGCACCACAcgcttcctcctcctcatcttcttcttcgtccAAAACCCTCCCAGTCTGGTTCATCCATTGCCATTGCCACCCTTCACGGCCTCAGCTCACTCTCCGCCACCGCCCAAGGTCCCCAATACTACTCGCCGGAAACCCAGATAGGAAGTTGCAAGTTTCTTcgtcttcgtcgtcatcttggACTACCCAACAAGACCAggacgatgaagaagaagaagatggagacgatgaccaagaagaagaaggaagtgaCCCTACTCCTGACGACCTCGAATACATCAGCCAAATCAGAAGG GTGTTGGAGCTTCTTAAGAAGAACAGTGACATGATTTTCAATGAG GTTAAGCTTACTGTTGCGATTGAGGACATAAGAGAAGTTGAGCGGAGGAGACTCATTGGCATTGAGGATCCTGATGCTCCGACCAGGGAAGATTTGGCTGCTGTTCTTGAAGAA GTGAATGAGGGGAAAATCCCCAAAAATCGACTTGCACTTAAACTGCTAGCTGAGGAAATGAATTGATGGCCCAATCTGGAG ATTAAACCAGCAAAGAGAAAGCCAGGAAAATCACTATATGCAAGAGTCACAGACACTGGTATTGATCTTAAAGAGGCTGCTAAGAGATTGAACATTGAATGGGATACAGCTGCAGAGATTGACGATGCTGATTTTAAGGATGAGTCAGATGTGCATTCAGTTGTG GTTAAGAATCACCATCGCGATTGA